The Archangium lipolyticum genome contains a region encoding:
- a CDS encoding DUF1887 family protein yields the protein MPQTPSLPSARDLELHAAGAPPAPRTLLQPGGEALAMLARRGFTATVAPLDLPFPADLEAQAAERLAERLGHYAFRLFLRGAILRRAPFTPEEATRYVDVEQARGFAEELVALDLAAREDGGRYRLRYPANNFGGTLEWYVARELRGRLGFDVAAGVKFHARDVGGDLDVVASAEGKLLYLEMKSSPPKHLAPDEVGAFFRRVRTLRPHLAVFVMDTALRLSDKVLPLLQAELSTQPPPEPRRVVREVWALTPYLYVVNARQDLLGNIGVAIAEGFRALAPPPP from the coding sequence ATGCCGCAGACGCCGTCCCTCCCCTCCGCCCGAGACCTGGAGTTGCACGCGGCGGGCGCGCCGCCCGCGCCGAGGACGCTGCTGCAACCCGGAGGCGAGGCCCTGGCCATGCTGGCGCGCCGGGGCTTCACCGCGACCGTGGCGCCGCTGGACCTGCCCTTCCCCGCCGACCTGGAGGCCCAGGCGGCCGAGCGGCTCGCCGAGCGGCTCGGCCACTACGCGTTCCGCCTCTTCCTGCGTGGCGCCATCCTGCGCCGGGCCCCCTTCACGCCAGAGGAGGCCACGCGCTACGTGGATGTCGAGCAGGCCCGGGGCTTCGCGGAGGAGCTGGTGGCGCTGGACCTGGCGGCGCGCGAGGACGGTGGGCGCTACCGGCTGCGCTACCCGGCGAACAACTTCGGCGGCACGCTGGAGTGGTACGTGGCACGCGAGCTGCGCGGGCGGCTGGGCTTCGACGTGGCGGCGGGCGTGAAGTTCCACGCGCGTGACGTGGGCGGCGACCTGGACGTGGTGGCCTCCGCTGAAGGCAAGCTGCTCTACCTGGAGATGAAGTCCTCGCCCCCCAAGCACCTGGCGCCGGACGAGGTGGGTGCCTTCTTCCGGCGCGTGCGCACGCTGCGTCCGCACCTGGCCGTCTTCGTCATGGACACCGCGCTGCGCCTGTCCGACAAGGTATTGCCGCTGCTCCAGGCCGAGCTGTCCACCCAACCCCCGCCCGAGCCCCGGCGCGTGGTGCGCGAGGTGTGGGCCCTCACCCCGTACCTCTACGTCGTCAACGCGCGGCAGGATCTGCTCGGCAACATCGGCGTGGCCATCGCGGAGGGCTTCCGCGCGCTCGCGCCGCCTCCTCCCTGA
- a CDS encoding fascin domain-containing protein — MKMFAFPSSRLRRSSLLTFGVLLAALQASPGFAQRTLPTPAPALPTAPPAKPSALNNGSAAEASKYYKELSEKLGFLTPATIETQANLKVMLDYLGYQALTPDDIEFATPESLMAPAPQKPGNISQVLSPGSKVSLQADTGTFFSRCNNCQQTVNNGAPDSVTTHINNTASAPFAIFEVVDAGNGKIALKADTGKFVARCRFCIIGGTAPDFATVHVAGPTPPEFAKFIPELLPNGKIALKADTGKYMNRCRNCSPGASTPDTVAINATDPRSDATAQWSVVSSSPAPTQREGEILVSRFFAPKIVNFAVPPEQREIGWRRLVRINARPGSEAQKHFVESAWILFNHFTKPPTHSPFGGSNVPAQEVKPSPWGNVVVSTTPPSKKNGSVNTQVALVTHCPPSRPQCQEEKLNSIYWLDFGPSDKGSKLSYQLDAFFDAGALAGAAPYFVPNGCDTCHGSLRGNAVLNHLDTDHWLDRLTDGDFPALARPDAPAPLFDAGKDTRSAQYTAAFGILRKLNQEIATMQQRTNPNAFHLAATRKWLDMHKSSAQPELDLVKRSVDFFNTGHPLKKDRKPANGTLNWTASAEDRELLGLMNKYCYRCHGAIRFDVFSKDMVADQSSPILDRIDPNPTQQKILGFKMPIDRDMDPKDKQRLLELVEKLYDQTH, encoded by the coding sequence ATGAAAATGTTCGCATTTCCTTCGTCGCGTCTCCGTCGAAGCTCCCTCCTCACCTTCGGCGTATTGCTGGCGGCCCTGCAGGCGTCGCCTGGCTTCGCACAACGCACTCTTCCCACACCTGCCCCCGCGCTCCCCACTGCTCCACCTGCAAAGCCGAGCGCCCTCAACAACGGCAGCGCGGCGGAAGCGTCCAAGTACTACAAGGAGCTCTCCGAGAAGCTGGGGTTTCTCACGCCAGCGACAATCGAAACACAGGCCAACCTGAAAGTGATGTTGGACTACCTCGGGTATCAGGCCCTCACCCCGGATGACATCGAATTCGCGACGCCAGAGTCGTTGATGGCGCCGGCCCCGCAGAAGCCAGGCAACATCTCTCAGGTGTTGTCTCCCGGGAGCAAGGTGTCGCTCCAGGCGGATACGGGCACGTTCTTCTCCCGCTGCAACAACTGCCAGCAGACCGTGAACAACGGTGCTCCGGACTCTGTCACCACCCACATCAACAACACGGCCTCCGCGCCCTTCGCCATCTTCGAGGTGGTCGACGCGGGCAACGGCAAGATCGCCCTCAAGGCGGACACCGGCAAGTTCGTGGCCCGGTGCAGGTTCTGCATCATCGGCGGGACCGCCCCGGACTTCGCGACGGTCCATGTGGCCGGACCGACACCGCCGGAGTTCGCCAAGTTCATCCCGGAGCTGCTGCCAAACGGAAAGATCGCCCTCAAGGCGGACACGGGGAAGTACATGAACCGGTGCCGCAACTGCTCACCCGGCGCCAGCACTCCCGACACGGTCGCGATCAACGCCACCGATCCCCGGAGCGATGCCACGGCCCAGTGGTCCGTCGTTTCGAGCAGCCCCGCCCCTACCCAGCGAGAGGGGGAGATCCTCGTCTCGCGCTTCTTCGCGCCGAAGATCGTCAACTTCGCTGTTCCTCCCGAGCAGCGAGAGATCGGCTGGCGCCGCCTGGTGCGCATCAACGCGCGCCCCGGTTCCGAGGCGCAGAAGCACTTCGTGGAGAGCGCCTGGATCCTCTTCAATCACTTCACCAAACCCCCTACCCACAGCCCTTTTGGTGGCAGCAACGTGCCCGCCCAGGAAGTGAAGCCTTCCCCCTGGGGCAACGTGGTGGTCTCCACCACGCCGCCGTCGAAGAAGAATGGCTCCGTCAACACGCAGGTGGCCCTCGTCACCCACTGCCCGCCGTCCCGCCCCCAGTGCCAGGAGGAGAAGCTGAACAGCATCTACTGGTTGGACTTCGGCCCTTCGGACAAGGGCTCCAAGCTCTCCTACCAGCTCGATGCGTTCTTCGATGCCGGCGCCCTGGCGGGCGCCGCGCCCTACTTCGTCCCCAACGGGTGTGATACCTGCCATGGCTCCCTGCGCGGGAATGCCGTGCTCAACCACCTCGACACGGACCACTGGTTGGATCGCCTCACGGACGGGGACTTTCCCGCCCTCGCCAGGCCCGACGCTCCCGCCCCGCTCTTCGATGCCGGCAAGGATACCCGGTCGGCCCAGTACACCGCGGCCTTCGGAATCCTGCGCAAGCTGAACCAGGAGATCGCGACCATGCAGCAGCGCACGAATCCGAATGCCTTCCACCTCGCCGCCACCCGGAAGTGGTTGGACATGCACAAGAGCTCGGCGCAGCCGGAGCTGGATCTCGTCAAGCGCTCCGTCGACTTCTTCAACACCGGCCACCCCCTCAAGAAGGACCGCAAGCCGGCCAACGGCACACTGAACTGGACGGCGAGCGCCGAGGATCGGGAGCTGCTGGGTCTGATGAACAAGTATTGCTATCGCTGCCACGGAGCGATCCGCTTCGACGTCTTCAGCAAGGACATGGTCGCGGATCAGAGCAGCCCCATCCTCGACCGGATCGATCCCAATCCCACCCAGCAGAAGATCCTCGGCTTCAAGATGCCGATCGATCGCGACATGGACCCCAAGGACAAGCAGCGCCTGCTCGAGCTCGTAGAGAAGCTGTACGACCAGACCCACTGA